CCCGACGCCACCGGAAGGATGCGCGCCTCGGCGGGAGTGACCACTAATATAGACGTATACGATAAACTGGGCAACAACCACCGCATGACCATGACCTTCTGGCGCACCGGGACCAATCAGTGGACCGCCTCCGCGGCGATCACCGACGGCCTCGGCCAGATGACCCTCGACGTGCCGGCGGGCGCCAACCAGGCCAACCAGGCGAACCCCTCGAGCAGGATAAACCTGCGCTTTACGCCGGAGGGGAGACTCGTTTCCGTAGCCGACGACTCCAGTCCTGACGAGCTCAACCAGGGCGACCTGGTCATCAACGCCTCGTATCGCATGGCGGGCGATCCGACGGTGCGTACCATCAACGTCGACCTCGGCAAGGCAGGGCTGCTTGAGGGCGTAACGCAGTTCTCGTCGCAGTCGACGACCAAGGCGGTGGAGCAGGATGGCTACACCATGGGTTACATGGAGTCGTTCAACATCGACGATTCGGGCGTCATAACCGGTATTTACTCCAATGGCACCAAGCAGAGCGTGGGCCAGGTGGCCATGGCGGTGTTCAATAATCCAATGGGACTCACCGCCGCGGGGGAGAACCTCTTCGAGCTCTCCAATAACTCTGGACTGGCGAACGTGGGGGCCGCTTCCGAGGGCGGGCGCGGGAAGATCGTGGCGGGAACGCTCGAAATGTCGAACGTCGACCTTTCGGACCAGTTCACCGACATGATCATCACCCAGCGTGGTTTCCAGGCCAACTCGCGCACCATTACGACCTCGGACCAGATGCTCCAGGAGCTTATCAACCTGAAACGCTAAGTGTCCGGCATGTAGCGGGCATTTAACCGGGTAGCAATACCAGGACGAAACGGGCCTCCGCCGGCGGCGGGGGCCTTGCGGTGTCCGTGGTGAAAAAAGCCCTCTTCTCGTCCGGGCCGTTACGAGTTCAGACGGCGAGGCGCTCGGCCACCAGCTCCGAAAGCGACCTGACCTCGACGTCGAGACCGTACCCGTCCTTTATGGTGTTGAGCTGGAGGATGCAGTTCTCGCACGCCGACACAACGATCTTCGCGCCGGTCGCGTCGATCTGGTCCTTTTTCGCCTTGCCCGATTTTATCCTGAACTCCTCGTTGTCGAGCGCCACGAGCCCGCCCCCGCCTCCGCAGCACCAGTTGTATTCGCGCGTCGGGGACATCTCGCGGTAATCGGATGCGAGGCGAGCGAGTATCTCGCGCGGCTCGTCGAACACGCCCGCGTTGCGCCCGAGCTGACAGGGATCGTGATAGGTCAGCGGCTCGGCAATGGCCCCGTCCTTCATGCGGATGCGGTTCTCGGCGAGGTACTGGTGGATCTTCTCGACAATGCTCGTCACCTTGAACGGCAGCGGTCCGAGCAGGAATTTCGGTATGCGATAGGCCGTACCGCATTCCACGATGACGACCTCCTTGACTCCCAGGGCCTTCGCCTCGTTGACGACGCGGTCGGCGATGAACTGCATTTTCTCGGGGTCGCCCGCGAACATTCCGAAGTTGACGGCCTCGAAGAAGCTCAAGGTCCAGTTTTCCTTCGCGGCGTTGAATATGACGGCCGGGTGGATGATGGAGTGCGCGCCCGAAAGCCCGACGAAGAGCACGTCAGCGTTCTTCTTCTCCATGGGGATAAGGCCGTCGGCCGAGGGAAGGCCGAGGCGCTTCTGTACCTCGAGCTCCATGTCGCCGATGACCGAGAGGAAGCCTTCCTTGAATTCGTCGATGCTTTTTCCCTTCTCGACCGCGGCATCGGCGAGCATTACCAGTTCCTCCGGCGCGTTTCCATAGCCGATGAGGAGGACCTTGGCTATTCCCAGGATGTACGGCATGTCTATGCCGAAGGGACAGTACATCATGCAGCGCCGGCAACCGGTGCACGAGAAGGCCGCCTCTTTCATCTCGTCCATCACCCGTTCGTCGAGCGCCGTGGCGTCGCCCCAGTAGGGGAAGAGCCTTCCCGAGGGCCTGAAATGCTTTTTAACCGCCCGGCGCACCACCTCGGCGCGGCCCACCGGTGAATATTCCTTTTTGGGAATGCCGTAATAGGCGTGGCAGGTGTCGTAGCAGAGCCCGCAGCGTGTGCACGTGTCCAGGTAGTAGCGCATCGGCCTGGTCAGGCGCGAAGCGATCAGTGATTTGAGTTCCCGTATTTTTTCCTTTTCCATGGCCTATTTCCTCTTGAGGTTGAGTGTGCAAAACGCGAAGACCGAGTGGACCATCTTGCCGAAGGGGAAAAGCATCAGGAAGAGGTTCGCGAACAGCACGTGCAGCGCGAGCATGATGTTATGGTACGACGAGACGATGTCCTCGGGGAGGACGGGCCTGAGCGCGATGAGGCTCTGCAGATAATCGCGCATCTTCGAAACGTCGAACATGAAATCAAGATGGCGCGAGGCCAGGTTCATGTGACTGCCGAAAAACAGGGCGAAAAAAAGAAGGATGAGGATCAGGTAGTCCTCAGGGACCGAGATGGCGTTATACGGGTATCTGAATCTCCGGAAGAGGAAATACAGGGTCGAGACCATCAGCACGATCCCCACCCATCCCGCGCCGAGGAACACCTGGTGGGGGATGACCTGCAGCGCCGCGAACTCGTCGATGAGCTCGAGGTGGCCGATAACGAGCAGTGCGAACGATAAATGGTAGGCCACTATGAAGAACCAGAAGACTTTGCTTTTCCTGAAGGCCACCGGCACCGCGAAGGCTTCTTTCACGACGCCGAGCGGCCGCGGAAGCCTCCGCGGATAAGCGCCGAGCTTCCCTTTAATGCCAGGCGAAAACGCCACGACCGCGAACTTGAACAGAATGCCCAGCGCGAACGTGGCGAACGCGATGTATACCATGGGGACCATGATGAAATAATAGATGTCATTCCACATGCCGAATCCTCTCTGATGGAGTTCGGGGAGAAGATCTCCCGTGTTATCCGGCGGGGCAATCCCCGCCGGTGCGCGCACACCCGTCCGGACGTGCGCGCGGATCATGATTATTTAAGCTTCTTGATGTAGAACTTTGCGGATTTTTCTTCCTTTACGGTCTTTAAGATTTCGTTACCGCTGGATTTCGCCCA
The DNA window shown above is from Spirochaetota bacterium and carries:
- a CDS encoding (Fe-S)-binding protein gives rise to the protein MEKEKIRELKSLIASRLTRPMRYYLDTCTRCGLCYDTCHAYYGIPKKEYSPVGRAEVVRRAVKKHFRPSGRLFPYWGDATALDERVMDEMKEAAFSCTGCRRCMMYCPFGIDMPYILGIAKVLLIGYGNAPEELVMLADAAVEKGKSIDEFKEGFLSVIGDMELEVQKRLGLPSADGLIPMEKKNADVLFVGLSGAHSIIHPAVIFNAAKENWTLSFFEAVNFGMFAGDPEKMQFIADRVVNEAKALGVKEVVIVECGTAYRIPKFLLGPLPFKVTSIVEKIHQYLAENRIRMKDGAIAEPLTYHDPCQLGRNAGVFDEPREILARLASDYREMSPTREYNWCCGGGGGLVALDNEEFRIKSGKAKKDQIDATGAKIVVSACENCILQLNTIKDGYGLDVEVRSLSELVAERLAV
- a CDS encoding respiratory nitrate reductase subunit gamma, translating into MWNDIYYFIMVPMVYIAFATFALGILFKFAVVAFSPGIKGKLGAYPRRLPRPLGVVKEAFAVPVAFRKSKVFWFFIVAYHLSFALLVIGHLELIDEFAALQVIPHQVFLGAGWVGIVLMVSTLYFLFRRFRYPYNAISVPEDYLILILLFFALFFGSHMNLASRHLDFMFDVSKMRDYLQSLIALRPVLPEDIVSSYHNIMLALHVLFANLFLMLFPFGKMVHSVFAFCTLNLKRK
- the flgE gene encoding flagellar hook protein FlgE, encoding MMRSLFSGVSGLKNHQTRMDVIGHNISNVNTYGYKTSRVTFQDMLSQTLSGAAKPEENKGGVNPRQVGLGMTIASIDRIFTQGSLQTTGNQTDLAISGDGFFVVAEGDKNYYTRAGNFALDRDGMLVNPANGLRVQGWMATTNEKGEKVPNSSGTPEDLIIPIYGKVDARETSYVKYKCNLDSKMPVVPPDATGRMRASAGVTTNIDVYDKLGNNHRMTMTFWRTGTNQWTASAAITDGLGQMTLDVPAGANQANQANPSSRINLRFTPEGRLVSVADDSSPDELNQGDLVINASYRMAGDPTVRTINVDLGKAGLLEGVTQFSSQSTTKAVEQDGYTMGYMESFNIDDSGVITGIYSNGTKQSVGQVAMAVFNNPMGLTAAGENLFELSNNSGLANVGAASEGGRGKIVAGTLEMSNVDLSDQFTDMIITQRGFQANSRTITTSDQMLQELINLKR